TCCAGGACCTTCGCTGCCTCGGGAACCTCTTCAGAACGATGGACATCGGAAAGGACGAGAATCCCAAGTTCTTTTTTAATCTTTCTTAGAATCGCAAGACCTTTCGTAAAACCGGGACCCCGATAAGAATCTTTTGACGTCCGGTTTGCCTTGTCATACGAGGCTTTGAATATGAAAGGTATCCCCAATCTCCCGGTAAGGTTTTTCAGGAATAAGGCGATCTCCCTTGTTTTCTCCTCATCCTCGATGACACAGGGGCCGGCAATCAACGCAAAGGGGGTTCCCCCACCCATCACAAAATTATCCAAAATAATCTGCTTCATCTTGCCCATCGCTGTGGTTGAGGCGCAGGCTAAGGCCCGCGGGTCAATCAAAGATTACTATTTACGAGCTTTGCGATACTGAAAATTTGAGCCATTTCGAAGACAATTTTCAAAGGTCTCTATTCCTGATACTTTCGTTGTAGTATCTTTATCTTCATCTGGGGGATCTTTCTGGCAGCTTTACCTGAGACAGGATTCAGTTCGTAGGCATTTGTATATGCCGTAAGAGCTTCCTGATACATCCCTTTCTTCTCATAGGCTGCACCCAGATTCAGATAGGCTACATCGTCCTCCGGATCATACCGTATTGCCGTCTTGTAATATTCAATTTCTTTATCCACGTCTCCCGTAAGACCATAGACATATCCAAGGCTTGAATAAATGGCCGCCTTCCGGGGTGCCAAGCCAATCATCTTTTTATAGGTCTTGATAGCTTTGTCGTAAAGCTTTTCCTCCATGTAATAACCGGCCAGGATATTCAAGACCTCCATGGTAGGATGAGAGGCGGCAAACTTCTCGTGTTCAGAAATCGCCTCCTTCGTCCTGCCCAGTTTCCCATAGGTAAATGCCAGATTGTAATGCAACCGGGGATCCTTATTCCCATATCGGATTGCCTTTTCATAGTTTTCACAGGATTGCCTGTATCTCTTTAACTCTCCGTAAGCAAAGCCGAGATTTGCATGGATGGCTGCCTTCCTTTTTGACAATTTGACAATTTTCTCATAATAGCTAATCGCCTGAGCGTATTGTTCGCCCTTAAAATTGATCTCCGCCAGTCTCTCCATAGCGTCGGGATCGGCGGGCTTTATCCGGAGAACCTTCTGGTATTCTTCGGCTGCTTCCTGATCACGCTTTCCTTTTTCATAAGCCACTGCCAGATTGAAGTGAACGACCGGCTCTTTTGGATTCAGCGCTATTGATCTCCGGTAACTTTCTATTTCTTCTTTTAACAACCCCTTGCCGCCATAGGCAAGTCCAATATTGGCATAGGCTGAGGCATTGCGTGGCTGTCTACTGATGATCTTCTTATACCACTTTATCGCCTCGTCGTAATTTCCCATTTTTAGCGAGAGATCCGCTAAAGCGATCATCGCCTGGCTCATATCCGGCGCCTTTGTCAGGAGAAGCCTGTGCTGACTGGCAGCCTCTGTGATTTTTCCGGTTTTTTCATAGGCTTCTCCCAATTTATATCTCACCGTAAGGTCATCTGGATTTAACCTCAACGATTTTTTATAATTCACAATAGCCTTTCCCCAGTCTCCCAGATGGCTATAGGCAAATGCCATACTGGCAAAGGCAGAGGCATCTTCATGATTGATCCTGACCACGCTGATGCAGGTCTTGATAACCATGTTATATTCTTTCCTCTTCATATAACACTTTGAAAGTTCCGTCAATGCGGTGAGATCATCCGGCTTAAGGGCCAGGATATCCCGATATTGAGTGATCGCCTCTTCTGTCTTGCCCTGTCGGAGATAAAGCCCAGCCAGCATCTTACGGACGTCTATATCCTCTCTATTCATGGCGATGGCCCGTTTGAGATACTCGATCTGTGCCTGCTGATTTTCCGTGCTTCTCGCATATCT
This is a stretch of genomic DNA from Syntrophales bacterium. It encodes these proteins:
- a CDS encoding tetratricopeptide repeat protein — encoded protein: MNLRDGKGKKRAVKPLPKMVVVTGIIALIVAVIFAGGVMANYFWPEEVRDLSSIASRLKSAFSFVFLGHPPQFYYLEIEKNGRDYRLTKSDVFVVSYRDEFVIKEISTDALFSRKVSADVEGIGKQEDFRVLLKGIDLVDKIIMRGEGAQDGTACTDYRINVRYGDKIIAAIPLRVNVTPQDWLRYARSTENQQAQIEYLKRAIAMNREDIDVRKMLAGLYLRQGKTEEAITQYRDILALKPDDLTALTELSKCYMKRKEYNMVIKTCISVVRINHEDASAFASMAFAYSHLGDWGKAIVNYKKSLRLNPDDLTVRYKLGEAYEKTGKITEAASQHRLLLTKAPDMSQAMIALADLSLKMGNYDEAIKWYKKIISRQPRNASAYANIGLAYGGKGLLKEEIESYRRSIALNPKEPVVHFNLAVAYEKGKRDQEAAEEYQKVLRIKPADPDAMERLAEINFKGEQYAQAISYYEKIVKLSKRKAAIHANLGFAYGELKRYRQSCENYEKAIRYGNKDPRLHYNLAFTYGKLGRTKEAISEHEKFAASHPTMEVLNILAGYYMEEKLYDKAIKTYKKMIGLAPRKAAIYSSLGYVYGLTGDVDKEIEYYKTAIRYDPEDDVAYLNLGAAYEKKGMYQEALTAYTNAYELNPVSGKAARKIPQMKIKILQRKYQE